From one Candidatus Bathyarchaeota archaeon genomic stretch:
- a CDS encoding C/D box methylation guide ribonucleoprotein complex aNOP56 subunit (functions along with aFIB and aL7a; guides 2'-O-methylation of ribose to specific sites in RNAs) — protein sequence MSLLDRKGLFNPRLYSIALNLERSGAYVLKSTVLITTVGIYALDSKGRIIDFRFKPDPEWAAQTILNIQRGQITDELNQIITDLNRKGYRRFAFEDSGLAEEVGLRFGLKTETSGVSRVVSRFKEDLCKSTVKLGLFRDVEACRDYAHNVAVLLAERAVTRETQKRDLHAIQIIRTIDDLDKTINLLSGRAREWYGLHFPELDRLLEKHETYLRLIADLGSRENMTVETLKSAGLPAEEAEIIAGKARESMGSPANPEDLALIQELCRETLELYRCRRRMEDYLKSLMAEVAPNITSILGPLLSARLISIAGSLERLAKMPASTVQVLGAEKALFRSLRTGTKPPKHGIIFQYQPLHSAPKWLRGKIARALSSKISIASRVDAFGGEFIGETLREDLERKIMDIRKKCRAPKQ from the coding sequence ATGTCTCTATTGGACAGAAAAGGTTTATTCAATCCGAGACTATACTCGATTGCGTTGAATCTTGAAAGGTCTGGTGCTTATGTTTTGAAGTCAACTGTTCTAATAACGACTGTTGGAATATATGCTCTCGATTCTAAAGGTAGAATTATCGATTTCAGATTCAAGCCAGACCCTGAATGGGCTGCTCAGACTATACTCAACATTCAGCGTGGTCAGATCACTGATGAACTCAATCAAATAATAACCGATCTCAATAGGAAAGGTTACAGGAGATTCGCTTTTGAGGATAGCGGATTGGCCGAGGAGGTTGGTCTGAGGTTTGGTTTGAAGACCGAGACTTCAGGAGTCTCAAGGGTAGTCTCAAGATTCAAGGAGGACCTCTGCAAATCCACTGTGAAGTTAGGCCTCTTCAGGGACGTCGAAGCCTGCAGGGATTATGCACATAATGTCGCTGTTCTTTTGGCTGAGAGGGCTGTGACCAGGGAGACCCAGAAGAGAGACCTTCATGCTATTCAGATAATCAGGACCATCGACGACTTGGATAAGACCATTAACCTCCTCTCGGGAAGGGCGAGGGAGTGGTATGGACTGCATTTTCCGGAGCTCGACAGGCTTTTGGAGAAACATGAGACCTACTTGAGGTTGATCGCTGATCTCGGTTCCAGAGAGAACATGACAGTTGAGACTCTTAAATCAGCAGGTCTACCGGCTGAGGAGGCTGAGATCATAGCGGGGAAGGCGAGGGAATCGATGGGTTCACCGGCCAATCCTGAGGATCTGGCTCTAATCCAAGAACTTTGTAGGGAGACATTGGAACTCTACAGGTGTAGGAGGAGGATGGAGGATTACTTGAAGTCCCTGATGGCAGAGGTTGCTCCCAACATAACATCGATCCTCGGACCCCTCCTCTCGGCGAGGCTCATATCGATCGCCGGAAGCCTGGAGAGGCTGGCGAAGATGCCTGCGAGCACAGTTCAAGTCTTAGGTGCGGAGAAGGCCCTCTTCAGATCCTTGAGGACAGGCACGAAACCCCCTAAACATGGAATCATATTTCAGTATCAGCCACTACATTCAGCGCCGAAATGGTTGAGGGGAAAGATAGCCAGAGCATTATCAAGTAAAATCTCGATAGCTTCGAGAGTGGATGCTTTCGGAGGTGAATTCATAGGGGAGACGTTGAGAGAAGATCTTGAAAGGAAGATAATGGATATCAGAAAGAAATGTCGGGCACCCAAACAGTGA
- a CDS encoding adenosine-specific kinase — protein sequence MSEVQFKLVKVEKPTDVNVILGQSHFIKTVEDLYEAIVGTVPGAKFGLAFSESSGPCLVRHAGTDHELVELAVRNMLNISAGHTFIILLRNLYPINILNSLRNVPEICNIYCATANPVEVIVAESRSGRGVVGVVDGQPPKGVEGEREIEERKSFLRKIGYKL from the coding sequence ATGTCTGAGGTCCAGTTTAAACTCGTCAAAGTTGAGAAACCGACAGACGTAAATGTGATTCTCGGCCAGAGCCACTTCATAAAGACGGTCGAGGATCTCTATGAGGCAATTGTTGGAACCGTTCCAGGCGCCAAGTTTGGGCTTGCCTTCTCCGAGTCTTCGGGCCCCTGCTTGGTGAGGCATGCGGGAACAGACCATGAACTTGTAGAGTTGGCTGTTAGAAACATGCTCAATATTTCCGCTGGCCACACCTTCATCATACTTTTAAGAAACCTCTATCCCATCAACATCTTGAACTCTCTGAGAAACGTCCCTGAGATATGTAATATTTACTGTGCGACCGCCAATCCTGTTGAGGTAATTGTTGCAGAGTCCAGAAGCGGTAGAGGAGTCGTTGGAGTAGTCGACGGGCAGCCTCCGAAAGGGGTTGAGGGTGAGAGGGAGATTGAAGAGAGGAAGAGTTTCCTGAGAAAGATAGGGTACAAACTTTAA
- a CDS encoding transcription initiation factor IIB → MLKGEKHATTEAKTVGKKFRACPECGGSKLIRDYDAAEIVCMDCGCVILEKIADPNPEWRAFDDEQRARRSRVGAPMTYTIHDKGLSTTIDWHDRQASGRKLTPEQKIELYVLRKWQRRVRVSDATERNLAVALSDLSKISSILNLPKNILETASVIYRKAIKKKLIRGRSIHNVTAAAIYMSCRQCGVPRTLDEIAEAANLNKKDVGRSYRFMVRELEAFVPPSTSKHYAARFSNKLIISGKAEAIAIKILETAKKMKLTSGRGPTGIAAAATYVATVLTNERKTQREVAEVANVTEVTIRNRYKELLERLQIEVPL, encoded by the coding sequence ATGTTGAAGGGAGAAAAACACGCAACCACTGAAGCCAAGACTGTAGGCAAGAAATTTCGGGCTTGCCCCGAATGCGGCGGGTCAAAACTGATCAGAGACTATGACGCAGCTGAGATAGTATGTATGGACTGTGGATGCGTGATCCTGGAGAAGATAGCTGATCCAAACCCTGAGTGGCGAGCATTCGATGATGAGCAGAGGGCGAGGAGAAGCAGGGTTGGGGCGCCGATGACCTATACGATTCATGATAAGGGACTCTCAACAACAATAGACTGGCATGACAGGCAAGCGTCAGGTAGAAAGTTGACCCCTGAACAGAAGATTGAACTATACGTCCTTAGGAAATGGCAGAGGCGGGTCAGGGTATCTGACGCAACTGAGAGAAACTTGGCGGTAGCCCTCTCAGACCTAAGTAAAATATCCTCAATCCTGAACTTGCCGAAGAACATTCTTGAGACGGCATCAGTGATATATAGGAAGGCAATAAAGAAGAAGCTGATAAGGGGTAGGTCGATACATAATGTTACAGCCGCAGCCATATACATGTCTTGCCGCCAGTGTGGTGTACCAAGAACATTAGATGAGATCGCTGAGGCGGCGAACCTGAATAAGAAAGATGTAGGTAGAAGCTACAGGTTCATGGTTAGAGAGCTGGAGGCTTTTGTGCCACCCTCAACAAGCAAACATTACGCCGCTAGATTCTCGAATAAACTAATAATCTCAGGGAAGGCTGAGGCCATAGCTATAAAGATCCTTGAGACTGCGAAGAAGATGAAGTTGACAAGTGGTAGGGGTCCGACGGGAATAGCTGCAGCTGCAACATATGTGGCCACGGTTCTGACAAATGAGAGGAAGACCCAGAGGGAGGTTGCTGAAGTGGCTAATGTCACCGAAGTGACTATTCGCAACAGATACAAGGAACTTCTGGAGCGTCTACAGATAGAAGTCCCACTATAG
- the cysS gene encoding cysteine--tRNA ligase: MVLRIFNTMSGVEEEFKPIHGNRVNMFVCGPTVYDYSHVGHARTYVVYDIIARYLRFKGYSLFYLMNITDVDDKIIDRAKEKNIDPLTLSREFTREFMYDMDRLNISSVNLYAKASEHIPEIISQIECLLERGYAYVVDGDVYFDISKFPDYGKLSHQKPEELKKHRIEPDPRKRDPSDFSLWKSRRRDELGWESPWGWGRPGWHIEDTAITTTYLGAQYDIHGGAIELVFPHHEAEIAQAESATGKKPLVKYWIHTGMVNVRGQKMSKSLGNFVTVRDVLERYDPNTLRIFVITSHYRSPIDYNEDNLREAGEKWRRIWQTYVEAEGAMSNSREGVESYDLEFMEATGNHWSRFIEAMDDDFNTPVALSVILSYVRGLEAYVRKGPERNTLSRSLEMMRSIFNILGLKHVRPENGVDKTVEGLIKLIIDLRDEARRRGDWETADGIRERLKKFNIILEDTPGGTIWKRMF; the protein is encoded by the coding sequence ATGGTTCTTCGCATATTCAACACCATGAGTGGGGTTGAGGAGGAGTTTAAACCAATCCACGGCAACAGGGTGAACATGTTCGTATGCGGACCAACAGTATATGATTACTCACATGTAGGGCATGCTAGAACCTACGTCGTATATGATATAATAGCAAGATATTTGAGGTTCAAAGGTTACAGTCTCTTCTATCTGATGAATATTACAGATGTAGATGACAAGATAATTGATAGGGCGAAGGAGAAGAATATAGATCCCCTGACCCTTTCGAGAGAGTTCACACGCGAATTCATGTACGATATGGATCGACTCAACATATCATCTGTGAATCTTTACGCAAAAGCGTCGGAGCACATACCTGAGATTATCAGCCAGATAGAATGCCTCCTTGAGAGAGGCTACGCCTATGTTGTGGATGGGGACGTATACTTCGACATCTCAAAATTTCCCGACTATGGTAAACTCTCACATCAGAAGCCTGAAGAGTTGAAGAAGCACAGGATCGAGCCAGACCCTAGAAAGAGAGATCCGAGCGACTTCTCCCTCTGGAAGAGCCGTAGAAGGGATGAGTTGGGTTGGGAGAGCCCTTGGGGATGGGGTAGGCCTGGATGGCATATAGAAGATACCGCCATAACCACAACATACCTAGGCGCCCAGTACGATATCCATGGGGGAGCGATAGAGCTTGTCTTCCCACATCATGAGGCTGAGATCGCTCAAGCTGAATCAGCCACTGGAAAGAAACCCTTGGTAAAGTATTGGATACATACCGGTATGGTGAATGTCAGGGGTCAGAAGATGTCGAAGTCCCTTGGAAACTTTGTCACTGTCAGGGATGTCTTGGAGAGGTATGATCCAAACACTCTGAGAATATTCGTCATAACGAGCCACTACAGGAGCCCAATAGATTATAATGAGGATAATCTGAGGGAGGCAGGTGAGAAGTGGCGTCGAATCTGGCAGACATACGTTGAGGCTGAGGGTGCGATGAGTAACTCTAGGGAGGGAGTTGAGAGTTACGACCTAGAGTTTATGGAGGCAACTGGAAACCACTGGAGTAGGTTCATAGAAGCTATGGACGACGACTTCAACACCCCTGTAGCCCTATCTGTAATACTCTCCTATGTTAGGGGTCTCGAGGCGTATGTCAGGAAAGGTCCAGAGAGGAATACCTTGTCCAGAAGTTTGGAGATGATGAGGAGCATCTTCAACATATTAGGTTTGAAACATGTTAGACCCGAGAATGGGGTTGACAAAACTGTCGAAGGCCTCATCAAGCTCATTATAGATCTCAGGGATGAGGCTAGGAGGAGAGGGGACTGGGAGACAGCCGACGGGATAAGGGAGAGGTTAAAGAAGTTCAATATAATACTTGAGGATACTCCCGGAGGAACTATTTGGAAGAGGATGTTTTAG
- a CDS encoding Lrp/AsnC family transcriptional regulator, whose product MARRGTMEQDLLNVLMNAGEEGILQSELWKTVTSDSREGSRAILRLEKKKLIERRKELYEGRWTYRVTAKRRVPKVDSIIDVPCAFCEFEDRCGQSSVLSPTKCEKLTIWLINLARK is encoded by the coding sequence TTGGCCAGAAGGGGAACGATGGAACAAGACCTGCTCAACGTTCTCATGAATGCAGGTGAGGAAGGGATTCTTCAGTCTGAACTATGGAAGACAGTGACCTCTGACAGCCGTGAAGGCTCAAGGGCCATATTGAGGCTTGAAAAGAAGAAGTTGATTGAACGTAGAAAGGAACTTTATGAGGGAAGATGGACATACAGGGTGACGGCGAAGAGGAGGGTTCCCAAAGTGGATTCGATCATCGATGTTCCATGCGCATTCTGCGAATTTGAGGATAGGTGTGGTCAATCGTCGGTTCTCTCTCCAACGAAATGTGAAAAGTTAACAATCTGGCTCATCAACTTGGCCAGAAAATGA
- a CDS encoding DUF61 family protein yields MAESHLEKSFRSILREEVRRLNQHLPKRRKSLRDLIAEDEPSVEAIDGTLIVMSKDELLRLAGIVPENLHDKIQLPIVVQRRFDLGRSIYTVLGGKLEEFTLKYALGLADGDFKDYEAEGKFYIYKPYLSELIRMFHSLIVIGFGMPEGLSEALK; encoded by the coding sequence TTGGCTGAGAGTCATCTGGAGAAAAGTTTCAGATCTATCCTGAGGGAGGAGGTTAGGAGACTCAACCAGCATCTTCCAAAGAGAAGGAAGAGTTTGAGGGACCTCATAGCTGAAGATGAGCCTTCAGTCGAGGCTATTGATGGAACCCTCATAGTGATGAGTAAGGATGAGCTGTTGAGGCTTGCTGGAATCGTTCCAGAAAACCTCCATGATAAGATTCAGCTCCCAATAGTCGTTCAGAGAAGGTTCGACTTGGGCAGGTCAATATATACTGTCTTAGGCGGTAAACTTGAGGAGTTCACCCTCAAATATGCCTTGGGCCTAGCTGATGGAGACTTCAAAGACTATGAGGCTGAGGGGAAGTTTTACATATACAAGCCTTACCTCTCAGAGCTCATCCGCATGTTCCACTCCCTGATAGTGATAGGTTTCGGAATGCCTGAAGGTTTATCTGAAGCTTTAAAATAA
- a CDS encoding tRNA (guanine(10)-N(2))-dimethyltransferase: MVYLTRRGGEPIITDFEKYSIVTEGSVKIVLPSEISGFDSKVFYNPRMALCRDLSVLAARQFQSELGRPLKVADPMTGSGIRGLRYAAEVESVERVFLNDILPESTTVAYVNSMLNRLVEKVDIQCLDANLFLNLHSTPGKRFNIIDLDPYGSPAPYLDSAVRSIVDGGLLAITATDMAVLCGVKPSACLRKYGGRPLRCEYSKEIGLRLLIATLISVAVRQGVAVKLKFSHSTGHYLRVYAILTRSARDAADNVEQIGYVKHCFTCLSRSASKGLVQVGKCGRCGEPLSFAGPLYLGPLADRNFVEGMLRIYEMSNNHYKSQLDRILSLVLDEIDGPPTYYTVDSLCRRVGVVTPSPKPLVNYLRGMGYRSMLTHFDGRAFKTEAPIDVIEDSILILRGSR; the protein is encoded by the coding sequence ATTGTATACCTCACTAGACGAGGTGGCGAACCTATCATTACAGACTTTGAAAAATATTCAATCGTCACTGAAGGTTCTGTTAAGATAGTCTTACCCTCAGAGATATCTGGCTTCGACTCTAAGGTCTTCTATAATCCTAGGATGGCTCTATGTAGGGATCTATCGGTTCTGGCTGCTCGGCAGTTTCAGAGTGAGCTTGGAAGACCGTTGAAGGTAGCTGATCCTATGACAGGCTCAGGGATTCGAGGTTTAAGGTATGCGGCTGAGGTTGAGAGTGTTGAGAGAGTCTTCCTGAACGATATTCTACCAGAATCGACGACAGTCGCATATGTAAACTCTATGCTCAATAGACTAGTGGAAAAGGTTGATATTCAATGCTTGGACGCAAACCTCTTCCTGAACCTCCATTCGACGCCTGGGAAGAGGTTTAATATAATAGACCTCGACCCTTACGGTTCACCTGCACCATACTTAGACTCGGCTGTAAGATCCATCGTCGACGGTGGACTCCTAGCGATTACCGCCACCGATATGGCTGTCCTATGTGGAGTCAAGCCTTCGGCATGCTTGAGGAAGTATGGAGGTAGACCTCTAAGATGTGAATATTCCAAGGAGATCGGTTTGAGGCTGCTCATTGCAACATTAATATCTGTTGCGGTAAGGCAAGGTGTAGCTGTCAAGTTGAAATTTTCACATAGTACAGGTCATTATCTCAGGGTCTATGCGATTTTGACTAGGTCGGCTAGGGATGCGGCTGATAATGTTGAACAGATTGGGTATGTCAAACATTGTTTTACCTGCCTCAGCCGGTCAGCGTCGAAAGGTCTGGTTCAAGTTGGGAAGTGTGGAAGATGTGGTGAACCTTTAAGTTTCGCCGGTCCCCTATATTTGGGTCCTTTAGCGGACCGAAATTTTGTTGAGGGAATGTTGAGAATCTATGAGATGTCAAATAACCATTATAAATCTCAACTAGATAGAATCTTGAGTTTGGTTCTGGATGAGATCGATGGGCCTCCCACATATTACACTGTCGATTCCCTTTGCCGCAGGGTCGGGGTGGTCACGCCGAGTCCAAAACCACTCGTCAACTATTTGAGGGGTATGGGGTATAGGTCGATGCTCACCCATTTCGACGGTAGAGCATTCAAGACCGAGGCCCCTATCGATGTCATCGAAGATTCAATCTTGATCTTGAGGGGGAGCAGGTGA
- a CDS encoding RlmE family RNA methyltransferase, which produces MVKSSSIWLQRRKKDQYHRLAKLKGYRSRAAFKLLHLIKRHRFIGRGYAVLDLGAAPGGWSQVLAEIVGDEGYVLGVDLSKIEPLESQWVEFMQLDINSESAINILKAKTRRVLDAVVSDVSPNVTGAWDLDHFKQIQLASRSLEIAR; this is translated from the coding sequence ATGGTGAAGTCCTCATCCATATGGTTGCAGAGGAGGAAAAAGGATCAATATCATAGGCTTGCTAAGCTCAAGGGTTACCGTAGTAGAGCAGCATTCAAACTTTTGCATCTGATCAAACGTCACAGATTCATAGGTAGAGGATATGCTGTTCTAGATTTGGGTGCGGCTCCTGGAGGTTGGAGCCAAGTCCTAGCGGAGATCGTTGGTGATGAAGGATATGTGCTTGGTGTCGATTTAAGTAAGATAGAACCCCTAGAAAGTCAATGGGTTGAGTTTATGCAGCTTGACATAAACTCTGAATCTGCCATAAACATTTTGAAGGCCAAGACTCGGAGGGTTCTGGATGCGGTTGTATCAGATGTCTCCCCAAACGTGACCGGTGCATGGGACCTAGACCATTTCAAACAGATACAACTTGCTTCAAGATCCCTTGAGATAGCGAGG
- a CDS encoding H/ACA RNA-protein complex protein Gar1 — translation MKRLSKVIHFSKSRNLIVKLEDNLCPKLGQVVYDSKLKEVGRIHDIFGPTSKPYISITPTIPDPESIVGRIVYID, via the coding sequence TTGAAGAGACTCAGCAAGGTAATCCACTTCTCGAAAAGCCGTAACCTGATAGTGAAGCTCGAAGATAACCTTTGTCCAAAGCTCGGTCAGGTAGTCTATGATAGCAAACTCAAGGAGGTTGGGAGGATACACGACATTTTCGGACCAACATCAAAACCATACATCTCCATAACCCCAACCATACCTGACCCAGAATCCATCGTCGGGAGAATTGTCTACATAGATTAG
- a CDS encoding 50S rRNA methyltransferase: protein RALLKRGGNFLVKVFQGSELECFMKDVKRYFSIVKIVKPPATRPSSAELYILCLNYIGCPDSPAPPQDQD, encoded by the coding sequence CGAGGGCTCTTCTTAAGCGTGGCGGAAACTTTCTAGTAAAGGTATTTCAAGGTAGTGAACTCGAATGCTTCATGAAGGATGTGAAGAGATACTTTTCAATAGTGAAGATTGTAAAGCCACCTGCGACGAGACCATCGAGCGCTGAACTCTACATTCTCTGCCTGAACTATATTGGATGCCCAGATTCACCTGCTCCCCCTCAAGATCAAGATTGA
- a CDS encoding molybdopterin biosynthesis protein has protein sequence MVEKIFRSLLSLEDARRAIESNIQYSIPVEYVNIEDSAGRILAEDIISTINVPGFDKSTVDGYAVKAKETFGANEVNPKNFRLVGRVEPGAVPDFSVSNGEAAEIATGAMLPIGADAVVMVENTRCLEGNVEVYSSVTPGENVMTTGTDIMVGEYLLRRYRRITLREVGVLAAVGRRRVKVFGKPKVAIISTGNELQEPETSLTDARIYDVNLYALAAAVSESYGIPICMGIARDDEETIKEMVIEGLQKADIVLTSGSTSAGRSDILPKIVSSLPGSKIVAHGLAVKPGKPTFIAFVGGKLIVGLPGNPTSALMIFHEIVKPVIKRLAGIEEDEESTIEGYIAIRTFSDRGREELLPVHIVKDGSNRNFVYPTFGGSGAITTLALADGFIRIPFGVDMLNEGDKVQMHLFSQKLKIPDLTIIGSHCVGVDVLTMEITRSSHLSVKTINVGSLGGLQALGRGEADVAGIHLLDEDSGEYNKPFIERLGLKDSVILFGGYWRDQGFIVSKGNPKRIESFEDLIKPGIRFINRNKGSGTRIIIDKNLKSLAEKKGLEFEKLKSQIEGYELVARSHNSVAAAVHHGRADVGIGIKTSAEKYGLDFIPHSLEKFDFAVNKERVNKIGVKTFLETLRSDAFKETLKRMSGIHPDDSTGQPLQ, from the coding sequence ATGGTCGAAAAGATTTTCAGAAGTCTATTGAGCCTTGAAGATGCAAGACGAGCGATCGAATCCAACATCCAATACTCCATCCCCGTTGAGTACGTAAATATTGAAGATTCTGCTGGAAGAATATTAGCTGAAGATATAATATCGACCATAAATGTTCCAGGATTCGACAAGTCGACAGTCGACGGTTATGCCGTCAAAGCAAAAGAAACTTTCGGAGCAAATGAGGTAAACCCCAAAAACTTCAGATTGGTTGGCAGAGTGGAGCCGGGGGCTGTTCCAGACTTTTCAGTAAGTAATGGTGAAGCTGCGGAGATAGCAACTGGTGCAATGCTCCCCATAGGAGCTGACGCCGTGGTTATGGTTGAAAATACAAGATGTCTGGAAGGAAACGTTGAAGTCTACAGTTCAGTGACGCCTGGGGAAAATGTTATGACGACTGGAACAGACATCATGGTAGGCGAGTATTTGCTAAGAAGATATCGGAGAATAACTCTCAGAGAGGTCGGTGTTCTCGCAGCTGTTGGAAGGAGAAGAGTCAAGGTATTTGGAAAACCCAAAGTTGCAATAATATCAACGGGAAATGAGCTTCAAGAACCTGAAACCAGCTTAACCGATGCCAGAATCTATGATGTGAACCTTTACGCCCTAGCAGCAGCTGTCTCAGAATCATATGGAATACCTATATGTATGGGTATAGCGAGGGATGACGAAGAGACCATCAAAGAGATGGTAATTGAAGGTTTGCAGAAGGCTGACATAGTCCTAACCTCAGGAAGCACGTCAGCTGGTAGAAGCGACATACTCCCAAAAATAGTATCATCACTCCCAGGTTCTAAGATAGTAGCCCATGGCTTAGCAGTCAAACCTGGAAAGCCAACATTCATAGCCTTCGTTGGGGGTAAGTTGATCGTAGGCCTACCGGGAAATCCAACATCGGCCCTAATGATCTTCCATGAAATCGTCAAACCTGTTATAAAGAGGCTCGCAGGGATCGAGGAGGATGAGGAGTCTACCATAGAAGGATACATCGCCATCAGAACATTCTCCGATAGAGGCAGGGAGGAGCTTTTGCCAGTCCATATTGTGAAAGACGGTTCAAATAGAAATTTTGTCTACCCAACTTTCGGAGGCTCAGGTGCAATAACCACCCTAGCCTTGGCAGATGGCTTCATCAGAATTCCATTCGGGGTCGATATGCTGAATGAAGGTGATAAGGTTCAGATGCACCTATTCAGTCAGAAGCTGAAGATACCGGATCTGACTATCATAGGTAGCCACTGTGTCGGAGTAGATGTTTTGACAATGGAGATCACAAGGTCCAGCCACCTCTCTGTCAAGACAATAAACGTAGGGTCTCTGGGTGGGCTCCAAGCTTTGGGGAGAGGGGAGGCTGACGTGGCAGGTATACACCTTCTAGACGAGGACTCAGGAGAATATAATAAACCATTCATAGAAAGACTTGGATTAAAAGATAGTGTCATACTGTTCGGAGGATACTGGAGAGATCAGGGCTTCATAGTTTCAAAGGGAAACCCCAAGAGGATAGAAAGCTTCGAAGACCTCATTAAGCCAGGGATTAGATTCATCAATCGGAACAAAGGATCTGGTACAAGAATAATTATTGACAAAAACCTGAAGTCTCTCGCAGAGAAGAAAGGTTTGGAATTTGAAAAGTTAAAGTCTCAGATTGAAGGATACGAGCTGGTCGCTAGGTCGCACAACTCAGTCGCCGCCGCTGTCCACCATGGGAGGGCCGATGTCGGTATCGGAATCAAAACTTCAGCTGAAAAATATGGTTTAGACTTCATACCGCACTCATTGGAGAAGTTCGACTTCGCAGTCAATAAGGAGAGAGTCAACAAGATAGGGGTAAAGACCTTCCTAGAAACCCTTAGATCAGACGCGTTTAAAGAAACATTGAAGAGAATGTCGGGTATACATCCTGACGATTCAACGGGCCAACCACTCCAATAA
- a CDS encoding fibrillarin-like rRNA/tRNA 2'-O-methyltransferase gives MIEMGNLEIQEHEKFPNIFWVRDDDQARLATRSIAPEVNVYGEDIIIHRGEEYRIWNPYRSKLAAAILKGVGNVPIRPGMRILYLGAASGTTVSHVSDIVGFEGEVYAVEISQRTIRELIGRVCKHRRNVQPILADARSPSQYRLIVGGVDSIYCDVAQPEQAKILASNSKVYLKKGGEAMIAIKARSVDVTLEPRRVFDMEVKNLRSMGFNILDTLRLEPYDKDHAMVTVKYVG, from the coding sequence ATGATAGAGATGGGGAACCTAGAGATTCAAGAGCATGAAAAGTTTCCGAACATATTCTGGGTCAGGGATGATGATCAGGCTAGGCTGGCGACGAGGAGCATCGCCCCTGAGGTGAATGTTTACGGTGAGGACATAATAATTCATAGGGGTGAGGAGTATAGAATATGGAACCCTTACAGGAGTAAGCTTGCCGCTGCAATATTGAAGGGGGTAGGAAATGTTCCCATCAGACCTGGGATGAGGATCCTATATTTGGGTGCGGCGTCAGGAACAACTGTAAGCCATGTCAGCGACATCGTCGGGTTCGAGGGTGAAGTATATGCTGTTGAAATATCCCAGAGAACCATAAGGGAACTCATTGGGAGGGTATGTAAACATAGAAGGAATGTCCAACCGATCCTGGCTGATGCTAGATCCCCATCCCAATACAGGTTGATTGTTGGCGGTGTCGACTCGATATATTGCGACGTCGCCCAGCCTGAGCAGGCTAAGATCTTAGCTTCAAACTCGAAAGTTTATCTCAAGAAGGGCGGGGAGGCAATGATAGCTATTAAGGCTAGGAGTGTCGATGTGACCCTCGAACCCAGGAGGGTCTTCGATATGGAAGTCAAAAACTTGAGGTCGATGGGCTTCAATATTCTAGATACCCTCCGCCTCGAGCCTTATGATAAGGACCATGCAATGGTTACTGTCAAATATGTGGGGTGA
- a CDS encoding nucleoside-triphosphatase — protein MLPCRVIFVTGPPGIGKTTLVMKVAEYVNSRGYGVGGIVTEELRDGGMRVGFRMIDLHTGATGILSHVNLKEGPRLGRYVINIKDLESMGVKALMDGLKKHEVRLLVLDEIGPMELHSRRFISAAMQAAACGKPFLGTVQLKLSSKVSEILGLNEPFEVVELTRENRVRQTKIISDRMLKIIEES, from the coding sequence ATGTTGCCTTGCAGGGTTATCTTTGTAACTGGACCCCCAGGGATCGGTAAGACCACGCTCGTTATGAAGGTCGCCGAATACGTAAACTCTCGGGGATACGGGGTCGGAGGGATTGTGACTGAAGAATTGAGGGATGGGGGTATGAGGGTTGGATTCAGAATGATAGATCTCCACACCGGAGCTACAGGTATACTCTCACATGTCAATCTTAAGGAGGGCCCAAGATTAGGGAGATATGTGATCAACATCAAGGATCTGGAGTCTATGGGTGTTAAGGCTTTGATGGATGGTTTGAAGAAGCATGAAGTCAGGCTTCTAGTTCTTGATGAGATAGGTCCGATGGAGCTCCATAGCCGTAGATTCATCTCAGCGGCGATGCAGGCTGCCGCATGTGGCAAACCTTTTCTTGGAACAGTCCAGCTCAAACTTTCAAGCAAAGTAAGTGAAATCTTAGGTTTGAATGAACCCTTTGAAGTTGTCGAGTTGACCAGGGAGAACAGGGTGAGGCAGACAAAAATTATCTCGGATAGGATGCTCAAAATTATAGAGGAATCTTAG